A single genomic interval of Chryseobacterium paludis harbors:
- a CDS encoding lipopolysaccharide biosynthesis protein — protein sequence MSVVARQGFKYSIIGYIGFLLGTVSAIFIFPSNFEFYGKLRYILSTAEMLVPFVVLGISYSNVKFFHRLEKDGKKQNMLSLSLLTILISFIIFCIVFFLIPFLYPKFIKLEAWKSKQIILPLVLILSLCAIFNKYISNYKRIVVSNVFDNLLPKIANLGAFCIFSYLLLSQKIAFAFFFGIFALMLFGYIYYTNRLEKIRLDFSTDYFKKNNFWKEFSNYSFFGFLGTFGNYLAINSFMIGEFMGMEENGVYAVIYALISLISIPQLGLFNISAPIISKTLAEGDMEELDRFHKKTSLSLYFLGAVLFSCIMVGFPFLTQFMPKNGIMLREYEPVVWIWGSAVLVDLATGFNGNIISLSKYYRFNILVMLLLAGLTIGLNYYFIKNTDLKLIGIALSTAISLTTYNVIKIAFNYFMFKVSPLSIEMIFVSIICTLAITVAIVLPTFNNNLINLFYKPAVVLILIYIGNYFTKIFPLEDYLNKTFIKGIFKFK from the coding sequence ATGAGTGTAGTAGCAAGACAGGGATTCAAATATTCCATTATTGGTTATATTGGTTTCTTGTTGGGTACCGTTTCAGCTATCTTTATCTTTCCGAGTAATTTTGAATTTTACGGAAAGCTACGCTACATTCTGTCTACAGCAGAAATGCTTGTCCCTTTTGTTGTACTGGGGATCTCATATTCAAATGTTAAGTTTTTTCACAGACTGGAAAAAGATGGTAAAAAGCAAAATATGCTTTCCTTATCATTACTTACCATACTGATCAGTTTTATCATATTTTGTATTGTTTTCTTTTTAATACCTTTCTTATATCCAAAATTTATTAAACTGGAAGCCTGGAAGAGTAAGCAAATTATTTTACCACTTGTTTTAATACTGTCACTTTGTGCCATTTTCAATAAATATATTTCAAATTATAAGAGAATTGTTGTTTCTAATGTTTTTGATAACCTTCTTCCTAAAATAGCTAATTTAGGGGCTTTCTGCATTTTTTCCTATCTCCTTTTATCACAAAAAATAGCTTTCGCATTTTTCTTTGGAATATTTGCATTAATGCTTTTTGGATATATTTATTACACGAATAGATTAGAAAAAATCAGGTTAGATTTTAGCACAGATTATTTCAAAAAAAACAACTTCTGGAAAGAGTTTTCAAACTACAGTTTTTTCGGTTTTTTAGGGACTTTTGGGAACTATCTTGCGATCAACAGCTTTATGATCGGTGAATTTATGGGAATGGAAGAAAATGGTGTTTATGCAGTTATCTACGCCCTTATCTCATTGATCTCTATTCCGCAATTAGGACTGTTCAATATTTCAGCACCGATTATCAGCAAAACGCTTGCAGAGGGAGATATGGAAGAATTAGACCGATTCCATAAAAAGACATCTTTATCTTTATATTTTTTGGGTGCCGTACTGTTTTCATGTATCATGGTTGGCTTTCCTTTTCTTACTCAGTTTATGCCTAAAAATGGGATTATGCTGAGAGAATATGAGCCTGTGGTATGGATCTGGGGATCGGCTGTTTTAGTGGACCTGGCAACAGGATTTAATGGAAATATTATTTCTCTTTCAAAATATTACCGTTTCAATATTCTGGTAATGCTTCTACTAGCAGGATTAACAATAGGTTTGAACTATTATTTTATTAAAAACACAGACTTAAAGTTAATTGGAATTGCTTTGTCGACGGCCATTTCATTAACTACCTACAACGTGATTAAAATTGCTTTCAACTACTTTATGTTTAAAGTTTCACCACTAAGTATTGAGATGATCTTTGTTTCCATCATTTGTACGCTAGCGATCACCGTAGCTATTGTTTTACCTACATTCAACAATAACCTCATCAATTTATTCTATAAGCCGGCAGTTGTTTTGATATTGATTTATATTGGGAATTACTTCACGAAAATATTTCCTCTTGAAGATTATCTGAATAAGACTTTTA